A genomic window from Thioalkalivibrio sp. ALJ12 includes:
- a CDS encoding 3-deoxy-D-manno-octulosonic acid kinase → MNDSATTDPITERFTHTPEETCLVDTTRLQRCDVVWFTPDLLAARGLLTGSGTGRRPVHFIRHEDEHWVLRHYWRGGLMARLSSDAYLRTGVQRARPIREWRLLSTLYQRGLPVPRPIAARVRYSGLTWKGDLITEVIPHACTLFELIQQCNDPPAIWEAVGRTLARFHQAGAWHADLNVRNILVQPNNAVWLIDWDRGRMNTTRGLKRNLSRLQRSLEKWPETRERGRAGWPDLMRAYRKAQGGQDG, encoded by the coding sequence ATGAATGACTCTGCAACCACGGACCCCATCACTGAGCGCTTCACGCACACCCCGGAAGAAACCTGCCTGGTCGACACCACCCGCCTGCAACGCTGCGACGTTGTGTGGTTCACCCCGGATCTACTGGCTGCTCGCGGACTCCTGACCGGATCCGGAACCGGTCGGCGACCCGTGCACTTTATCCGCCATGAGGACGAACACTGGGTGCTTCGACACTACTGGCGGGGCGGGCTCATGGCCCGGCTATCCAGCGACGCCTACCTGAGAACCGGAGTGCAGCGCGCTCGTCCCATCCGTGAATGGCGCCTGCTCAGCACGCTCTACCAGCGCGGCCTGCCGGTTCCGCGGCCGATCGCCGCGCGGGTTCGATATTCTGGTCTGACTTGGAAGGGAGATCTCATCACGGAGGTCATACCGCACGCGTGCACCCTGTTCGAGCTCATCCAGCAATGTAATGACCCGCCCGCGATATGGGAGGCGGTCGGCAGAACGCTGGCCCGCTTTCACCAGGCGGGTGCCTGGCACGCGGACCTCAACGTACGCAACATCCTGGTCCAGCCAAATAATGCGGTGTGGCTGATCGACTGGGACCGGGGCCGAATGAACACCACCAGAGGATTGAAGCGCAACCTTAGCCGACTGCAACGCTCGCTCGAAAAATGGCCCGAAACCCGCGAACGGGGTCGCGCTGGCTGGCCAGACTTGATGCGCGCTTACCGCAAGGCGCAGGGAGGCCAGGATGGCTGA
- a CDS encoding glycosyltransferase: MGSPPGQQRKLAILAPLKAWGGIERKMLTLCREFLAKSIRVEFILTRGGEVPYPDQFPAAVDIVDLSSRHKWDSVLRLQKHLRRSQPDALLTAKDHGAKVAVLARDLFRLDIPVFAKVTNTPSEFLRRPSKRRWARRLYRRADRLIAISQGVRNDLVEHFAIPPDRVSVIYNPVITADMAERTQHSVDHRWLGTTENRPVIMGLGRLTPQKDFATLLHAFSRVRAHVPARLVIAGEGPERVRLESLAAELGIASDVDLPGYVPDPLPWLARSRLFVLSSRYEGLANVLVEALAAGTNVLSTDCPSGPREILRDGDVAPLVPIGDADAMAEEMIACLRGDRTTRHAEARLDRFESKAVAEQYLRTMGLWRDE, translated from the coding sequence ATGGGAAGCCCCCCCGGTCAACAGCGCAAACTGGCGATCCTCGCACCCCTCAAGGCGTGGGGCGGCATTGAACGAAAGATGCTGACCCTTTGCCGGGAGTTTCTCGCCAAGAGCATCCGCGTGGAGTTCATCTTGACCCGGGGCGGCGAGGTTCCGTATCCCGATCAATTCCCGGCGGCCGTGGACATCGTGGATTTGAGCAGCCGCCACAAGTGGGACAGTGTACTGCGCCTGCAGAAGCACCTTCGGCGCAGCCAACCGGATGCGCTGCTTACCGCGAAGGACCATGGCGCCAAGGTCGCCGTTCTGGCGCGGGACCTGTTTCGCCTAGACATACCCGTGTTCGCGAAGGTCACCAATACCCCCAGCGAATTTCTGCGCCGTCCCTCCAAACGGCGCTGGGCCCGGCGGCTCTATCGCCGGGCAGATCGACTGATCGCAATATCGCAGGGCGTGCGCAATGACCTGGTCGAGCATTTTGCGATTCCCCCGGACCGGGTATCCGTCATCTATAACCCGGTCATCACGGCCGATATGGCCGAGCGCACACAGCACTCAGTGGATCACCGATGGCTGGGCACGACCGAGAACCGCCCGGTGATCATGGGGCTGGGACGCCTGACCCCGCAGAAGGATTTCGCGACCCTGCTACATGCCTTCTCCAGGGTTCGCGCCCATGTCCCCGCCCGTCTCGTAATCGCCGGAGAGGGCCCCGAACGGGTACGCCTCGAGTCTCTGGCAGCGGAACTCGGAATTGCTTCGGACGTGGACCTGCCGGGCTATGTACCCGACCCGCTTCCATGGTTGGCGCGGTCCCGGCTTTTCGTGCTCTCGTCCCGCTACGAGGGGCTGGCCAATGTACTCGTGGAGGCCCTGGCCGCGGGGACCAATGTGCTGTCCACGGATTGCCCCAGCGGCCCGCGCGAAATCCTCCGCGATGGTGACGTCGCCCCACTCGTGCCGATAGGCGATGCGGATGCGATGGCCGAAGAGATGATCGCCTGCCTGCGCGGGGATCGCACCACCCGCCACGCCGAGGCCCGGCTTGATCGATTCGAAAGCAAGGCCGTCGCCGAACAATATCTGCGCACCATGGGGTTGTGGCGTGATGAATGA
- a CDS encoding sulfotransferase, translating into MNSRARAMTRPPVIIIGMHRSGTSLLTRVLQQAGFFMGRDASRNEEAAFTNAINAWLFRQASATWERPQSMDELLADTDLRPELVDYLEGIVRGPASARFLGPGRWLGARGRGMFGQRQAWGWKDPRNTWTLPLWLELFPDARVLHIVRHGVDVAASLRSRRRQVVQTRLERYHRHRWVYRLNPLAPKRRGFGPQPLCRRLEAGLDLWAEYMDRARGHLQEIGPERALELRYEDLLNHPHETLARGLEFCGCAPDSEQVNDTAAGFRADRAGAWTRDEELKSLAASHHELLQQRGYSGRP; encoded by the coding sequence ATGAATAGTCGAGCTCGAGCCATGACAAGGCCACCGGTCATCATTATCGGGATGCACCGCTCCGGCACCAGTCTGCTGACACGTGTGCTGCAGCAGGCTGGTTTCTTCATGGGTCGCGACGCGAGCCGGAACGAGGAAGCGGCGTTCACCAACGCAATCAATGCCTGGTTGTTTCGCCAGGCATCCGCCACATGGGAACGCCCGCAGTCGATGGACGAGCTGCTGGCCGACACGGACCTGCGCCCGGAGCTGGTGGACTACCTGGAAGGGATCGTGCGAGGCCCCGCAAGTGCACGCTTCCTCGGGCCAGGACGCTGGCTGGGCGCCCGAGGCCGGGGCATGTTCGGCCAACGCCAGGCGTGGGGCTGGAAGGATCCGCGCAACACCTGGACGCTTCCGTTGTGGCTGGAACTTTTTCCGGACGCCCGGGTTCTGCATATCGTTCGTCATGGCGTCGATGTCGCGGCCAGCTTGCGGTCCCGTCGTCGACAGGTCGTGCAGACCCGTCTCGAACGCTACCATCGACACCGGTGGGTTTACCGGCTGAACCCGCTCGCGCCCAAACGAAGGGGATTCGGTCCGCAACCCCTCTGTCGACGGCTGGAAGCCGGACTGGACTTGTGGGCCGAATACATGGACAGGGCTCGCGGGCACCTGCAAGAAATCGGTCCCGAACGCGCCCTTGAACTACGCTACGAGGATCTGCTGAACCATCCGCACGAAACACTCGCCCGGGGCCTGGAATTCTGTGGTTGCGCCCCCGACTCCGAACAGGTGAATGACACTGCAGCGGGTTTTCGTGCAGACCGCGCCGGGGCCTGGACCCGCGACGAGGAACTGAAAAGTCTCGCGGCAAGTCACCACGAACTCCTTCAGCAACGAGGCTACAGTGGCCGGCCCTGA
- a CDS encoding glycosyltransferase: MRMNDDVDIAIFGSFKPAGGIYRRLTNQIQVWHRLGMRTALVTFRKGVQFFPEEMPESVSFHDLKTRSRPATTLALAAFLYRYQPQAVLSITHASNTILARTAYFPGIHSRRILSVPNTFGASEKQAESPKKRDRKFREIQKVYPLADGLIAISQGVQDDLKQIGLRNLETRKIYSGTITRHTYDRARLPANHRWLGSNHAEPVLVAAGRLAPQKDYPNLLHAFARACEAIPARLIILGEGEQRYELQSLANELGIGERVDLCGHVDNPYPYMAQADLFVLSSRWEGLVNVVIEALALGTPVVSTDCPSGPREILEDGRYGILVPPRDPDALAEGILKGLRGETPEYDPAEAVDRFRAERAARAYLDFMGITPPVSPS, from the coding sequence ATGAGGATGAATGACGATGTCGACATCGCCATATTTGGCTCGTTCAAGCCCGCTGGAGGAATCTATCGGCGCTTGACCAATCAGATCCAGGTCTGGCATCGACTGGGTATGCGTACTGCGCTCGTCACGTTCCGCAAGGGCGTTCAATTCTTCCCGGAAGAAATGCCAGAGTCTGTGAGTTTCCATGATCTGAAAACGCGAAGCCGTCCCGCGACCACATTGGCTCTCGCAGCCTTTCTGTATCGCTACCAGCCCCAGGCGGTCCTGTCGATCACTCACGCAAGCAACACCATACTCGCTCGAACCGCTTACTTTCCGGGCATCCATTCACGACGAATCCTGAGTGTCCCCAATACCTTTGGCGCTTCGGAAAAACAGGCAGAATCTCCCAAAAAGAGAGACCGGAAATTCCGAGAAATCCAGAAGGTTTATCCACTGGCGGACGGCCTGATTGCGATTTCCCAGGGCGTCCAGGACGACCTCAAGCAGATCGGCCTGCGCAACTTGGAAACAAGAAAGATCTACAGTGGGACAATAACGCGCCATACATATGATCGTGCTCGACTCCCTGCCAACCACCGCTGGCTGGGTTCGAACCATGCCGAGCCCGTATTGGTGGCTGCCGGCAGGCTTGCACCCCAGAAGGATTACCCGAACCTTCTCCATGCGTTCGCTCGTGCCTGCGAGGCCATTCCTGCACGGTTGATCATTCTCGGAGAGGGAGAGCAACGCTATGAGCTCCAAAGTCTGGCAAACGAGCTAGGGATTGGCGAGCGCGTGGATTTATGCGGACATGTGGACAACCCCTACCCCTACATGGCCCAGGCGGATCTCTTCGTACTGTCATCACGCTGGGAGGGATTAGTAAATGTCGTGATCGAAGCCCTGGCCCTCGGAACACCTGTCGTCTCGACGGACTGCCCGAGCGGACCGCGCGAGATTCTGGAGGACGGGCGATACGGGATTCTCGTACCCCCGCGCGACCCTGACGCGCTGGCCGAAGGCATCCTGAAAGGACTGCGCGGGGAGACACCCGAATACGACCCTGCGGAGGCAGTCGACCGTTTCCGGGCGGAGCGTGCCGCGCGCGCCTATCTGGATTTCATGGGCATCACGCCGCCAGTATCCCCGTCATGA
- a CDS encoding O-antigen ligase has product MSHYPPSAYASVPSRLADDRLALSAVVVLYLGAFFSPVSTSLGQLFQFAALIVGILFVRRHWSALRNSPLLWLPVGFALWVIIRTAMAALWEDPARAAEHWDEMTTWFKSAAVPVLIYGLALAATGRWLRHGIVVLGLLLVGYMIFFVATTSWSGTLEALHTSARQEPDLGFRTAALVLPGLAAGALFATIHMFSGISGPQDRRGTRIVTGVLLALFFCFFVAIMVASKSRNSWLTLIILLSVSAVFALWVFRSRLWQMRVPLLAGALTIMLGTGAITTYAWSAIGERWSETAETVQQTMALPFGGRVEDLAEDPVGIRVAYWAFGWERFLDRPLVGRGAADQRHLTDEYPIPPQLEGRTDTYHNSHIDILLRFGLVGYLLFAATILLILLEAWRRLQTPGAARTIALFTLGFVPAMAFWAMNAQIIQRFSVEHFYGLVLALMAASHFARLTSYPDERSHEDE; this is encoded by the coding sequence ATGAGCCACTACCCCCCTTCAGCCTACGCTTCTGTACCATCCCGTCTGGCGGATGATCGTCTCGCACTGTCGGCGGTCGTCGTCCTGTATCTCGGGGCATTCTTTTCCCCTGTATCAACGTCCCTGGGGCAGCTTTTCCAGTTTGCGGCGCTGATCGTGGGCATCCTGTTTGTTCGACGCCACTGGTCGGCGTTGCGCAACAGCCCACTATTGTGGCTGCCGGTCGGGTTTGCCCTGTGGGTGATTATCCGGACCGCCATGGCCGCGCTCTGGGAGGACCCTGCGCGCGCCGCGGAACACTGGGACGAAATGACCACCTGGTTCAAATCGGCCGCCGTTCCCGTGCTGATCTACGGGCTTGCACTCGCCGCGACCGGGCGCTGGCTCCGCCACGGTATCGTGGTACTCGGGCTATTGCTGGTCGGCTACATGATCTTCTTCGTGGCCACCACCTCCTGGAGCGGAACACTGGAAGCGCTGCACACCTCCGCCCGTCAGGAACCCGATCTCGGTTTTCGCACCGCGGCCCTTGTGTTGCCAGGTCTGGCTGCCGGGGCACTCTTCGCAACCATCCATATGTTCTCCGGCATCTCCGGGCCACAGGATCGGCGCGGCACCCGCATTGTGACCGGAGTACTCCTGGCCCTGTTCTTCTGCTTTTTCGTCGCGATCATGGTCGCATCCAAGAGTCGGAATTCCTGGCTGACCTTGATCATCCTCCTGTCGGTTTCCGCTGTCTTTGCCCTGTGGGTTTTTCGCTCGAGACTCTGGCAAATGCGCGTCCCGCTACTCGCAGGTGCCCTGACCATCATGCTCGGAACAGGGGCGATCACAACGTATGCATGGAGCGCGATCGGCGAGCGCTGGAGCGAGACGGCAGAAACCGTGCAGCAGACGATGGCATTGCCGTTTGGCGGCCGAGTCGAAGACCTGGCCGAAGACCCCGTTGGCATTCGTGTCGCATACTGGGCCTTTGGCTGGGAGCGCTTTCTTGATCGACCCCTGGTTGGCCGCGGCGCCGCCGATCAAAGACACCTGACCGATGAGTATCCGATTCCTCCCCAACTGGAGGGACGCACCGACACGTATCACAACTCGCACATCGACATCCTGCTTCGCTTCGGCCTTGTCGGATATCTGTTGTTCGCTGCCACAATACTCCTGATCCTCCTTGAAGCGTGGCGGCGACTGCAAACACCAGGAGCAGCGCGAACCATCGCCCTTTTTACGCTCGGTTTCGTGCCTGCAATGGCCTTCTGGGCCATGAACGCACAAATCATTCAACGCTTTTCCGTAGAACACTTTTACGGTCTGGTCCTGGCACTAATGGCCGCATCCCATTTTGCCAGGCTGACCTCCTATCCAGACGAGCGCTCTCATGAGGATGAATGA
- a CDS encoding sulfotransferase domain-containing protein: MGAIVRKRGPFRRSVQKARRAWRRWRADVHLISYPKCGRTWLVLMIGRAIQQHYGLRNRNLLKLRACVRPWRNIPYILQHHDGGPEFLLPEELPRDKSEYRGRKVIFMVRDPRDVLVSSYFQKTRRNLNYEGTLEDYVRQRRGGIETITEFYNIWASNRDVPDKFLMVRYEDLHANPSAELRRVLDFSGLGHIPDPVIAEAAEYARFDNMRKLESSNALGTSALAARDRNDEASFKTRKGEVGGYREHLRGSALEKVNRVIDEQLDESYSDYRSPVTSRS, from the coding sequence ATGGGCGCCATCGTTCGAAAACGCGGACCTTTTCGCCGATCCGTTCAAAAAGCCCGCCGCGCCTGGCGCCGATGGCGCGCAGACGTTCACCTGATTTCCTATCCCAAATGCGGCCGAACCTGGCTCGTCTTGATGATCGGCCGCGCCATCCAGCAACACTACGGATTGCGTAACCGCAATCTGCTCAAATTGCGCGCCTGTGTACGCCCATGGCGCAACATCCCGTATATCCTCCAGCACCATGATGGCGGCCCGGAGTTCCTGCTACCGGAAGAGCTTCCGCGCGACAAATCGGAATATCGCGGACGCAAGGTGATCTTCATGGTACGAGACCCGCGCGACGTGCTGGTGTCATCCTATTTCCAGAAGACCCGGCGCAACCTCAACTACGAAGGCACACTCGAGGATTACGTCCGTCAACGTCGAGGCGGGATCGAAACGATTACCGAGTTCTACAACATATGGGCCAGCAACCGAGACGTTCCCGACAAGTTTCTTATGGTTCGGTACGAGGATCTGCATGCCAACCCCTCGGCCGAACTGCGACGAGTGCTCGATTTCAGTGGGCTCGGACACATCCCGGACCCAGTCATCGCTGAAGCCGCGGAATATGCCCGGTTCGACAATATGCGCAAGCTGGAGTCCAGCAATGCCCTGGGCACCAGCGCCCTGGCCGCGCGCGACCGGAATGACGAGGCCAGCTTCAAGACTCGAAAAGGAGAGGTCGGAGGCTACCGCGAACACCTCCGGGGCAGCGCGCTGGAGAAGGTCAACCGGGTTATCGACGAGCAGCTTGATGAATCCTATTCCGATTATCGCAGCCCTGTCACCTCACGCTCATGA
- a CDS encoding glycosyltransferase, whose amino-acid sequence MPETPSPRVALLFATSGHSGVDRVVTNLVREFGHYSLEFDLLTLRGHGPYIDDLPPNVRRVPLRAAHRNTALPALIAYLLRHRPQALYTASHRLNRTALLARRLARPGMPVAIRMGMSISATLAEMKPHRARRLQRSMQRWYPQANAVIAPSEGVGHDLRTLVGVPDDLLHVIPNPIVTTRLHEQAREPTGEPWLDDESREVPVILGAGSLEPRKDFATLIRAFAEVRRQRAARLIILGEGREREALERLARELGVQQHLRLPGFRSNPYAWMSRADVFAMTSRREGSGAVLVEALACGTPALTANCPTGPAEILDNGRLGPVVGVADPEGVARGLVQLLDAPPSPTSLRQAVAPFDASLSAVSYLKALDLSHSETE is encoded by the coding sequence ATGCCTGAAACCCCGTCGCCCCGGGTCGCCCTGCTGTTTGCCACCTCGGGGCATAGCGGGGTCGATCGAGTGGTCACCAACCTCGTCCGGGAATTTGGCCACTACTCTTTGGAGTTCGATCTGCTGACCCTGCGCGGACATGGCCCCTATATCGACGACCTGCCCCCCAACGTGCGTCGGGTACCGCTGCGCGCCGCCCATCGCAACACGGCTCTGCCCGCCCTGATCGCCTACCTGCTGCGCCATCGACCACAGGCGCTATATACCGCCAGCCATCGGCTGAACCGCACCGCACTCCTGGCACGCCGCCTGGCCCGGCCCGGCATGCCGGTGGCGATCCGCATGGGCATGTCCATCAGCGCCACCCTCGCCGAGATGAAGCCCCACCGCGCTCGACGCCTCCAGCGCTCAATGCAGCGCTGGTATCCGCAAGCGAACGCCGTCATCGCACCCTCGGAGGGAGTTGGACACGACCTGCGCACCCTCGTGGGCGTGCCTGATGATCTGCTCCATGTGATCCCCAACCCGATCGTAACCACGCGCCTGCACGAACAGGCCAGAGAGCCCACCGGGGAACCCTGGCTGGATGACGAGAGCCGGGAAGTCCCAGTCATCCTCGGTGCGGGATCGCTCGAACCACGCAAGGATTTCGCCACCCTGATCCGGGCCTTCGCGGAAGTGCGCCGACAGCGAGCGGCGCGATTGATCATCCTCGGCGAAGGTCGCGAGCGCGAAGCGCTGGAGCGACTTGCCCGGGAGCTGGGCGTACAGCAACACCTGCGCCTGCCAGGATTCCGCTCCAACCCTTATGCCTGGATGTCCCGGGCCGACGTATTTGCCATGACGTCCCGCCGCGAAGGCTCCGGCGCAGTTTTGGTCGAGGCGCTGGCCTGCGGTACGCCAGCCCTGACCGCAAACTGCCCCACCGGCCCCGCTGAAATCCTGGACAACGGCCGCCTCGGACCGGTCGTGGGGGTAGCGGATCCCGAAGGCGTGGCCCGCGGGCTCGTGCAGTTACTCGACGCACCGCCATCCCCAACGAGCCTGAGACAAGCCGTAGCACCGTTCGACGCATCCCTGTCGGCCGTGAGCTACCTGAAGGCCCTGGACCTCTCGCACTCGGAAACCGAGTGA
- a CDS encoding glycosyltransferase family 9 protein, whose product MTAPDQPTTASATPGPPREIALLRLSALGDTTHVVPVVRSLQKAWPRTRITWIIGRLEYQLLGDLPDVEFVVVDKARGLRAYTDLRRALKGRQFDVLLQMQVSLRASLMGMQVPARRKIGFDRERARDFQWLFTQERIAARPRQHVLDSFFGFAESLGVQERELRWDIPIPDSAREWADRHLPTDRPVLVINACSSARFRNFRNWAAEHYAAVAEHAVEHHGMTVVLTGGPTELERDYGEAIASGCHHSLINLIGTTSLKQLLAVLERADAVVSPDSGPAHMANAVGTPVIGLYAGSNPERTGPYCSRQWVVNAYPEACQAAFGKPPGALRWGQRVRDPAVMDRINVADVTAKLDELMEAKATNA is encoded by the coding sequence GTGACGGCGCCTGACCAGCCAACCACAGCCTCAGCAACCCCGGGGCCGCCCCGGGAGATCGCCCTGCTGCGACTCTCGGCGCTGGGCGATACCACCCATGTAGTCCCCGTGGTGCGCTCGCTGCAAAAGGCCTGGCCGCGCACCCGCATCACCTGGATCATCGGGCGCCTCGAATACCAGTTGCTGGGAGACCTGCCCGATGTGGAGTTCGTCGTGGTCGACAAGGCGCGGGGGCTACGCGCCTACACAGACCTCCGGCGCGCCCTGAAGGGCCGCCAGTTCGATGTCCTCCTGCAGATGCAGGTCTCCCTGCGCGCCAGCCTGATGGGAATGCAGGTTCCGGCACGGCGCAAGATCGGGTTCGACCGTGAGCGTGCACGCGACTTCCAGTGGCTGTTCACCCAGGAACGCATCGCCGCCCGGCCGCGCCAGCACGTCCTGGACTCCTTCTTCGGCTTTGCCGAGTCGCTGGGCGTACAGGAGCGCGAACTGCGCTGGGACATCCCGATCCCGGATAGCGCGAGGGAGTGGGCCGATCGGCACCTGCCCACCGACCGCCCCGTCCTTGTCATCAACGCGTGTTCCAGCGCCCGCTTTCGCAACTTTCGTAACTGGGCCGCAGAACACTACGCGGCCGTCGCCGAACATGCGGTGGAGCACCACGGCATGACCGTTGTGCTCACCGGCGGCCCCACCGAACTGGAGCGGGACTATGGCGAAGCGATCGCCTCCGGCTGCCACCACTCGCTGATCAACCTGATCGGGACGACCAGCCTCAAACAGCTACTGGCGGTGCTCGAACGAGCTGACGCGGTGGTCTCACCCGACTCGGGCCCGGCCCACATGGCCAACGCAGTCGGCACACCCGTGATCGGACTCTATGCCGGCTCCAATCCCGAACGTACGGGGCCGTACTGCAGCCGCCAGTGGGTCGTCAACGCATACCCCGAGGCCTGCCAGGCGGCCTTCGGCAAGCCACCGGGGGCGTTGCGCTGGGGACAGCGAGTCCGCGATCCCGCCGTGATGGACCGCATCAACGTCGCAGACGTCACCGCGAAACTGGATGAGCTGATGGAGGCGAAGGCAACCAATGCCTGA
- a CDS encoding lysophospholipid acyltransferase family protein, with product MKGPRSNNALHPSNWGQTTAIVALWLIARLPWRWAVGLGERLGGALYHVAKSRRYIVRRNLELCFPNLTETQREEWVRANFRYTGRGMAEVALGWFGGKAVDRIPCRVDGLHHLHNAAEEGSPVILLSGHFTCIELAGRLFGQRAEMAVIYKPMEKKPVLERAMKQGRENSLSRAISKDDIRGILRTLKAGVPVWYAGDQNIRQAELVFAPFFGQPAATTTGLSRLASMGKARVLPLFYHVDSQDDGYEIVIGPPLENYPSGDRAADAARMNQVLEDAVRAYPQQYFWAHRRFKTQPEGSPDPYPAIRSKHIGRLPWQKNKLKKKNKRKTPGDGA from the coding sequence ATGAAAGGCCCGCGTAGCAACAACGCCCTGCACCCATCCAACTGGGGACAGACCACCGCAATCGTAGCGCTGTGGCTCATTGCGCGACTACCGTGGCGCTGGGCGGTCGGCCTCGGCGAAAGACTGGGTGGCGCCCTTTACCACGTGGCGAAATCACGCCGCTACATCGTGCGCCGCAATCTCGAACTGTGCTTCCCGAACCTGACGGAGACCCAGCGCGAGGAATGGGTGCGCGCCAACTTCCGCTATACCGGGCGTGGCATGGCCGAAGTCGCCCTCGGCTGGTTCGGCGGCAAGGCCGTCGACCGGATTCCCTGCCGAGTCGATGGCCTTCATCACCTGCATAACGCCGCCGAGGAAGGCAGCCCTGTGATCCTGCTGTCCGGGCATTTCACCTGCATCGAACTCGCCGGAAGATTGTTCGGGCAGCGGGCCGAAATGGCCGTGATCTACAAACCCATGGAGAAAAAGCCTGTGCTCGAACGCGCCATGAAGCAGGGGCGCGAGAATAGCCTGAGCCGAGCGATTTCCAAGGACGACATTCGCGGCATTCTTCGCACACTCAAGGCCGGGGTCCCGGTCTGGTATGCCGGCGATCAGAACATTCGCCAGGCGGAGCTGGTGTTCGCCCCGTTTTTTGGGCAGCCGGCGGCCACCACCACCGGCCTTTCCCGTCTCGCCAGCATGGGCAAGGCACGCGTACTGCCATTGTTCTATCACGTGGACTCGCAGGACGATGGCTACGAGATCGTGATCGGACCGCCCCTGGAGAACTATCCCTCCGGCGACCGCGCTGCGGATGCGGCGCGCATGAACCAGGTACTGGAAGATGCCGTACGGGCCTATCCACAGCAGTATTTCTGGGCGCATCGACGCTTCAAGACCCAGCCCGAGGGATCCCCGGACCCCTATCCGGCCATTCGCAGCAAACACATCGGCCGCCTGCCGTGGCAGAAAAACAAGCTCAAAAAGAAGAACAAGCGGAAGACGCCCGGTGACGGCGCCTGA